One genomic segment of Helianthus annuus cultivar XRQ/B chromosome 14, HanXRQr2.0-SUNRISE, whole genome shotgun sequence includes these proteins:
- the LOC110906410 gene encoding DNA ligase 1-like, with product MGYNGPLNNTNYLKACFMKPYKFFTHSVIHALSHRKGGYDVMKDCQMCIVTALVLNKKYNFSRIVFHYMKDNITSGSRSWVYPRFVQMMLDHACPNLVKDEQNDLMQLHHMDNETLIRLSKYTKNWPEPKKREFFGFVKDDKYEDPDLVNHLKWRNDAEMKEKSAINELNKLEDFYETRNDWYTKVEKGKKKGGKRTPTPEVQAEEGSSSQPQKKRKKKTVETLLVDEPEVDETEANVEKDQDPLTPETEQLLRDIDDTLEAEKAAKGDTDDEVDRWIKENYDPKDREKQKKRKRSSDDDDKTYVPPEDVQVVKSPSSGGRKKSTSRKRVGTPAARKLRFKLKIKPIQDQQTQPTPEPQSKPPSPPQNQLKSPPPQQPSPDPLQSPQSPSQHHISSPIHEQPPILSPHAQQTPPTTQPPVHTTPGSSGFEKFPHISESTVLEQLDDFSFVNDDLVKKLQKKVNEVLSEKKKLEERVKSVESENSSLLKKIEADQADIDILKVRIAVLEEEKSQRDEQNAYFKLKNKELEANNAKKEHEEYMLKKVLEDLIRKPIEQKFEEIELAEVRARREAEMEAGMKDKGKGVPVEDDVQVTEREIVLTE from the exons ATGGGTTATAACGGTCCGTTGAATAATACAAATTATTTGAAAGCTTGTTTCATGAAGCCGTACAAATTCTTTACTCACTCAGTGATTCATGCGCTAAGTCACAGGAAAGGTGGATACGATGTTATGAAAGACTGTCAAATGTGTATAGTGACGGCGTTGGTGTTAAACAAGAAATACAACTTTTCTAGAATTGTTTTTCATTACATGAAAGATAATATTACATCTGGTAGTCGAAGTTGGGTGTATCCAAGATTTGTGCAGATGATGCTGGATCATGCATGTCCAAATCTGGTGAAAGATGAACAGAATGATCTAATGCAGTTGCATCACATGGATAATGAAACGTTAATCCGATTATCCAAGTATACAAAGAATTGGCCTGAACCGAAGAAGAGAGAGTTTTTCGGATTCGTCAAAGATGATAAATATGAAGATCCAGATCTAGTAAATCATTTAAAGTGGAGGAATGATGCTGAAATGAAAGAAAAGAGTGCAATTAATGAATTAAACAAGTTAGAAGATTTCTATGAAACTCGAAATGATTGGTATACAAAGGTAGAAAAAGGGAAGAAAAAAGGTGGAAAGAGAACTCCTACACCAGAAGTCCAAGCTGAAGAAGGATCATCTTCTCAACCACAGAAGAAACGTAAAAAGAAAACAGTTGAAACATTGCTAGTTGATGAACCAGAAGTTGATGAGACAGAAGCTAATGTTGAAAAAGATCAAGATCCGTTAACTCCTGAAACTGAGCAGTTGTTGAGAGATATTGATGATACTTTAGAAGCTGAGAAAGCAGCTA AAGGTGATACGGATGATGAAGTTGATCGATGGATCAAAGAAAATTATGATCCAAAAGATAGGGAGAAacaaaagaagagaaagaggagttcggatgatgatgataaaacatATGTTCCACCAGAAGATGTTCAGGTTGTAAAATCACCATCTTCAGGAGGTAGAAAGAAATCAACATCAAGAAAACGTGTCGGAACTCCAGCAGCACGAAAGTTAAGATTCAAGCTGAAAATAAAACCTATTCAAGATCAACAAACTCAGCCTACACCAGAACCACAATctaaaccaccatcaccaccacaaaaTCAACTaaaatcaccaccaccacaacaaccatcaCCAGATCCTTTACAATCACCACAATCACCATCACAACATCATATTTCATCACCTATTCATGAACAACCACCAATACTATCACCACACGCTCAACAAACACCACCAACCACACAACCACCAGTTCATACTACTCCTGGATCGTCTGGTTTTGAAAAATTTCCACATATTTCAGAGAGTACAGTTCTTGAGCAGCTAGATGATTTTAGCTTTGTGAATGATGATCTTgtgaagaagttgcaaaagaaGGTGAATGAGGTGTTGAGTGAGAAAAAGAAGTTAGAGGAACGTGTCAAGTCTGTTGAATCTGAGAATTCATCTTTGTTGAAAAAGATTGAAGCTGATCAAGCTGACATAGACATTCTGAAAGTTCGAATAGCTGTCTTGGAAGAAGAAAAGTCTCAAAGGGATGAGCAGAATGCGTActtcaaattgaaaaataaaGAATTAGAAGCCAATAATGCTAAGAAGGAACATGAAGAGTATATGTTAAAGAAAGTGTTGGAAGATTTGATTAGAAAGCCGATTGAACAAAAGTTTGAAGAGATAGAGCTTGCAGAAGTTAGAGCAAGACGCGAAGCAGAAATGGAAGCTGGAatgaaagataagggtaaaggTGTTCCAGTTGAAGATGATGTTCAAGTGACTGAAAGGGAAATTGTTCTGACTGAGTAG